One part of the Archangium lipolyticum genome encodes these proteins:
- a CDS encoding metallophosphoesterase family protein, with product MRVAILADIHGNLPACEAVLEDIARVAPDYVVAAGDLALRGAHPRETVELLFDRCDAVLMGNTDCYLAGHYLGGAYRERDHWKTELLQWTRDQLGEPWLKRLGAMPFSVRYSPRRGQDLFVCHANPRNLEDSLDPTLDENTIRRYFQNLDAAACAFGHLHFPYRRRVGRLLIADVASAGIPRDGDLRPAYGVFTFTPKGWRVQIRRVRYPVRKATQALTARRVPGGPLLIHKLVEARYRHHHALMEAARRHSGLPPPGPVLRPPPGSSLITHTPTIELPVVTPPLLKQAVGDESHPATTEDGPVPLSTVTDLDG from the coding sequence ATGCGGGTCGCCATCCTCGCCGACATTCACGGGAACCTCCCCGCCTGCGAGGCCGTCCTCGAGGACATCGCCCGCGTCGCGCCCGACTACGTCGTGGCCGCCGGAGACCTCGCCCTGCGCGGCGCGCACCCGCGCGAGACGGTGGAGCTGCTCTTCGATCGCTGTGACGCGGTCCTCATGGGCAACACCGACTGCTACCTCGCCGGCCACTACCTGGGCGGCGCCTACCGCGAGCGCGACCACTGGAAGACGGAGCTGCTCCAGTGGACGAGGGATCAGCTCGGGGAGCCGTGGCTCAAGCGCCTGGGGGCCATGCCCTTCTCGGTGCGCTACTCGCCGCGCCGGGGGCAGGACCTGTTCGTCTGCCACGCCAACCCGCGCAACCTCGAGGACTCGCTGGACCCGACGCTGGACGAGAACACCATCCGCCGCTACTTCCAGAACCTGGACGCGGCCGCGTGTGCCTTCGGCCACCTGCACTTCCCCTACCGCCGCCGCGTGGGCCGGCTCCTCATCGCGGACGTGGCCAGCGCCGGCATCCCCCGGGACGGAGATCTCCGCCCCGCCTACGGCGTCTTCACCTTCACGCCCAAGGGCTGGCGCGTGCAGATCCGCCGCGTGCGCTACCCGGTGCGCAAGGCCACCCAGGCCCTCACCGCGCGCCGCGTGCCCGGCGGCCCCCTGCTCATCCACAAGCTCGTCGAGGCGCGCTACCGCCACCACCACGCGCTGATGGAGGCCGCGCGCCGTCACTCGGGCCTGCCTCCCCCCGGCCCGGTGCTGCGTCCGCCCCCCGGCTCCTCCCTCATCACCCACACGCCCACCATCGAGCTGCCGGTGGTGACGCCTCCGCTCCTCAAGCAGGCCGTGGGTGACGAGAGCCACCCCGCGACTACCGAGGACGGGCCCGTGCCCCTGTCCACCGTGACGGACCTGGACGGCTGA
- the pstA gene encoding phosphate ABC transporter permease PstA, with amino-acid sequence MKNTMRRIVGGALTSLTGFAALLIVAILAIILFDAMRGGFGNITWQFLSEPPSDGMMGGGIFPALYGTAALTLLMTLAVMPVGVLTAVYLHEYAPPSSLLARAVRLAVVNLAGVPSIVFGLFGLGFFIHFVGGSMDRALGYQELHWGQPGILWASLTLAVLTLPVVIVSTEEALRAVPMDHRTASLALGATRSQTLARVVLPGALPGILTGAVLAVSRGAGEVAPILFTGAAYFLPDLPSKLNAQFMHLGYHTYVLATQSPDVEATRPLLYATVLVLLALTFALNLVAVLIRARTRRRASAAH; translated from the coding sequence ATGAAGAACACCATGCGCCGGATCGTGGGCGGAGCACTCACGTCTCTCACCGGCTTCGCCGCGCTGCTCATCGTGGCCATCCTGGCCATCATCCTTTTCGACGCGATGCGAGGCGGATTCGGGAACATCACCTGGCAGTTCCTCAGCGAGCCGCCCTCCGATGGAATGATGGGTGGCGGTATCTTCCCCGCCCTCTACGGGACGGCGGCGCTCACCCTGCTGATGACGCTGGCGGTGATGCCGGTGGGCGTGCTCACGGCGGTGTACCTGCACGAGTACGCGCCCCCGAGCTCACTCCTGGCGCGCGCGGTGCGGCTGGCGGTGGTCAATCTGGCGGGCGTGCCGTCGATCGTCTTCGGGCTGTTCGGCCTGGGCTTCTTCATCCACTTCGTGGGCGGGAGCATGGACCGGGCGCTGGGCTACCAGGAGCTGCACTGGGGCCAGCCGGGCATCCTCTGGGCCTCGCTCACCCTGGCGGTGCTGACGCTGCCGGTGGTCATCGTCTCCACCGAGGAGGCGCTGCGCGCGGTGCCGATGGACCACCGCACGGCGAGCCTGGCGCTGGGGGCTACCCGCTCCCAGACGCTGGCGCGGGTGGTGCTGCCGGGCGCGCTGCCGGGCATCCTCACCGGTGCCGTGCTGGCGGTGTCCCGCGGCGCGGGCGAGGTGGCGCCCATCCTCTTCACCGGTGCCGCCTACTTCCTGCCCGACCTGCCCAGCAAGCTCAACGCCCAGTTCATGCACCTGGGCTATCACACCTACGTGCTGGCCACGCAGTCACCGGATGTGGAGGCCACGCGCCCGCTGTTGTACGCCACGGTGCTGGTGCTGCTCGCGCTCACCTTCGCCCTCAACCTCGTCGCGGTGCTCATCCGCGCCCGCACCCGCCGGCGCGCCTCCGCGGCCCACTGA
- a CDS encoding sensor histidine kinase, with translation MPPRLFLIPLLLPALAALVLFLLLGWRMDAVYVALATLSASALTLVASRDALKRQILTLARQVRTRAEGTPAPGSGEDERDRLEEVANLKGAIDTLHHQLSARNAGLDQEARILTAVLDGMAEGLWVTDAEGTVVRHNDALRGMLQTAGHIVGQRPLALLRNEALNEAVTRACREGAATRLELTLEGLFPRTLAIRVTALGRDLPGSAAVFHDVTELRHLEKVRKDFVANVSHELRTPITAIRGYAETLQGGALKDPNVAPKMVDIIHRQSERLSELVEDLLELSRLESREVKLKVTDVPLATAASRAAEVVRPKAQGKNITLELNVPQGLVGRGDERGLEQVLLNLLDNAVKYTPEGGRVMVLAGQEDGRCVVHIRDTGVGIEPKHLARIFERFYRVDKGRSRDMGGTGLGLSIVKHLMSAMGGEVKVESQPNEGSTFTIFLPVSVPTATAAG, from the coding sequence ATGCCCCCGCGCCTCTTCCTGATTCCCCTCCTCCTGCCCGCCCTCGCGGCGCTCGTCCTCTTCCTGCTGCTGGGCTGGAGGATGGACGCCGTCTACGTGGCGCTCGCCACCCTCTCCGCCTCCGCGCTGACGCTGGTGGCCAGCCGGGACGCGCTCAAACGGCAGATCCTCACACTGGCCCGGCAGGTCCGCACCCGCGCCGAGGGCACCCCCGCTCCAGGTAGCGGCGAGGACGAGCGCGACCGGCTCGAGGAGGTGGCCAACCTCAAGGGCGCCATCGACACGCTCCACCACCAGCTCTCCGCGCGCAACGCCGGACTCGACCAGGAGGCGCGCATCCTCACCGCCGTGCTGGACGGCATGGCCGAGGGCCTCTGGGTGACGGACGCCGAGGGCACCGTGGTGCGCCACAACGACGCGCTGCGCGGCATGCTCCAGACGGCCGGGCACATCGTCGGCCAGCGTCCCCTCGCGCTGCTGCGCAACGAGGCCCTCAACGAGGCCGTCACCCGCGCCTGCCGGGAGGGCGCCGCCACCCGGCTCGAGCTGACGCTGGAGGGCCTGTTCCCCCGCACGCTCGCCATCCGGGTGACTGCCCTGGGGAGGGACCTGCCCGGCAGCGCCGCCGTCTTCCACGACGTCACCGAGCTGCGCCACCTGGAGAAGGTCCGCAAGGACTTCGTCGCCAACGTCTCCCACGAGCTGCGCACCCCCATCACCGCCATCCGCGGCTACGCCGAGACGCTCCAGGGCGGCGCCCTGAAGGATCCCAACGTGGCGCCCAAGATGGTGGACATCATCCACCGCCAGTCCGAGCGCCTCTCGGAGCTCGTCGAGGACCTGCTGGAGCTGTCCCGGCTGGAGTCCCGCGAGGTGAAGCTGAAGGTGACGGACGTGCCCCTGGCGACGGCCGCCTCCCGGGCGGCCGAGGTGGTCCGGCCCAAGGCGCAGGGCAAGAACATTACGCTCGAGCTGAACGTCCCCCAGGGGCTGGTGGGCCGGGGAGACGAGCGGGGACTGGAGCAGGTGCTGCTCAACCTGCTGGACAACGCGGTGAAGTACACGCCCGAGGGGGGCCGGGTGATGGTGCTGGCCGGCCAGGAGGACGGGCGGTGCGTGGTGCACATCCGGGACACCGGGGTGGGCATCGAGCCCAAGCACCTGGCCCGTATCTTCGAGCGCTTCTACCGGGTGGACAAGGGACGCAGCCGGGACATGGGGGGGACGGGCCTGGGCCTGTCCATCGTCAAGCACCTGATGAGCGCCATGGGGGGCGAGGTGAAGGTCGAGAGCCAGCCGAACGAGGGCTCTACCTTCACGATTTTCCTTCCAGTGTCTGTGCCCACGGCGACGGCGGCGGGTTAG
- the pstC gene encoding phosphate ABC transporter permease subunit PstC: MQSEGLVETATVAPRLSSVARRRQIREKVIAGFITAMAFTGIAALVLILVFIAKEALAIFLDAHAREEASLSKMFLPQVVRAGKPAAFVWQPVSSVPKVSMIPLFIGTLKTTLVSMVVAVPVGVAGALFAAEFAPRRMREILKPTIELLAGIPSVVLGFFALMVLASFLQDTFGLTSRLNAVVAGLGLSLAIVPVIFTVAEDALTAVPRSYREASLALGATPWETAWKVVLPAAAPGILAACVLGFGRAIGETMIVLMASGNAAIVSWNFADSVRSMSATIAAEMGEVVVGSPHYSLLFFIGVELFLFTFVLNMLANVWTRRVIKRLSGAGA; this comes from the coding sequence ATGCAGAGTGAGGGGCTCGTGGAAACGGCAACCGTGGCGCCGCGACTCTCCTCCGTCGCCCGGCGGAGGCAGATCCGGGAGAAGGTCATCGCCGGCTTCATCACGGCGATGGCCTTCACGGGAATCGCGGCGCTGGTGCTGATCCTGGTCTTCATCGCGAAGGAGGCGCTGGCGATCTTCCTGGACGCCCACGCCCGCGAGGAGGCCAGCCTGTCGAAGATGTTCCTGCCGCAGGTGGTGCGCGCCGGCAAGCCGGCCGCCTTCGTGTGGCAGCCGGTGTCCTCGGTGCCGAAGGTGAGCATGATTCCGCTCTTCATCGGCACGCTGAAGACGACGCTGGTGTCGATGGTGGTGGCGGTGCCGGTGGGCGTGGCGGGCGCGCTGTTCGCCGCCGAGTTCGCCCCCCGGCGGATGAGGGAGATCCTCAAGCCCACCATCGAGTTGCTGGCGGGCATTCCCTCGGTGGTGCTGGGCTTCTTCGCCCTGATGGTGCTGGCCTCCTTCCTCCAGGACACCTTCGGGCTCACGTCCCGGCTCAACGCGGTCGTCGCGGGGCTGGGCCTGTCGCTGGCGATCGTCCCCGTCATCTTCACCGTGGCCGAGGACGCGCTCACCGCGGTGCCGCGCAGCTACCGCGAGGCGTCGCTCGCACTGGGCGCCACGCCCTGGGAGACGGCCTGGAAGGTGGTGCTGCCGGCGGCGGCCCCGGGCATCCTCGCCGCGTGCGTGCTGGGCTTCGGCCGCGCCATCGGTGAGACGATGATCGTCCTGATGGCCTCGGGCAACGCGGCCATCGTGTCGTGGAACTTCGCGGACTCGGTGCGCTCCATGTCCGCCACCATCGCCGCGGAGATGGGCGAGGTGGTGGTGGGCAGCCCGCACTACTCGCTCCTGTTCTTCATCGGAGTCGAGCTCTTCCTCTTCACCTTCGTCCTCAACATGCTGGCGAACGTCTGGACGCGCCGGGTCATCAAGCGGCTGTCGGGAGCGGGAGCATGA
- a CDS encoding SixA phosphatase family protein: MSPHQMPLLLVRHAVAEDSHPLGDEARSLTAEGRATFRSHARKLARLTPMVGIITSPLVRAVQTAEILAEAFGLSRVEVHPALRPRAQAPKRILRLARELGAGWVLVGHNPSLARAGALALDMDELPDKLRKGAALAIHPEGKGKHFSFAWLAAPGRYLQRSEDLHRA; the protein is encoded by the coding sequence ATGTCCCCTCATCAGATGCCCCTGCTGCTCGTCCGCCATGCGGTGGCCGAGGACTCCCACCCCCTGGGTGACGAGGCCCGCTCCCTCACCGCCGAGGGCCGCGCCACCTTCCGCTCCCACGCGCGCAAGCTGGCCCGCCTCACGCCCATGGTGGGCATCATCACCAGCCCCCTGGTGCGCGCGGTGCAGACCGCGGAGATCCTCGCCGAGGCCTTCGGCCTGTCCCGAGTGGAGGTGCACCCGGCGCTGCGGCCTCGCGCCCAGGCGCCCAAGCGCATCCTCCGGCTCGCGCGTGAGCTGGGCGCCGGCTGGGTGCTGGTGGGCCACAACCCCTCGCTCGCCCGCGCCGGTGCGCTCGCCCTGGACATGGACGAGCTGCCCGACAAGCTGCGCAAGGGCGCCGCGCTCGCCATCCACCCCGAGGGGAAGGGCAAGCACTTCTCCTTCGCCTGGCTGGCGGCACCGGGCCGCTACCTCCAGCGCTCCGAGGACCTTCACCGCGCGTGA
- a CDS encoding response regulator, which yields MPHVLIVDDERDLAELIDFNLRAAGFSTRVAPTGEAALTAAREQRMDLVLLDLMLPDISGVEVCRQLRAAANTRDVLIVMLTAKGEEADRVRGFEVGADDYVTKPFSVRELVLRLKAILRRSSPARDESAPLKLGPLALDISAHRFYVEGKEVILTALEFRLLEHLMARVGRVQSREQLLEEVWGLSSSLETRTIDTHVMRLRDKLGSARAYLETVRGVGYRIVDPNVV from the coding sequence ATGCCCCACGTCCTCATCGTCGACGACGAGCGCGATCTCGCCGAGCTCATCGATTTCAATCTCCGAGCAGCTGGCTTCTCCACCCGCGTCGCGCCCACGGGCGAGGCCGCGCTCACCGCCGCGCGCGAGCAGCGGATGGATCTGGTCCTCCTGGATCTGATGTTGCCGGACATCTCCGGCGTGGAGGTCTGCCGCCAGCTGCGTGCCGCCGCCAACACCCGTGACGTCCTCATCGTCATGCTCACCGCCAAGGGAGAGGAGGCCGACCGCGTGCGCGGCTTCGAGGTAGGTGCCGACGACTACGTCACCAAGCCCTTCAGCGTCCGTGAGCTCGTCCTGCGCCTCAAGGCCATCCTCCGCCGCAGCAGCCCCGCGCGCGACGAGTCCGCGCCCCTCAAGCTGGGCCCTCTCGCGCTCGACATCTCCGCCCACCGCTTCTACGTGGAGGGCAAGGAGGTCATCCTCACCGCGCTGGAGTTCCGCCTGCTGGAGCACCTCATGGCCCGCGTGGGCCGGGTGCAGTCCCGCGAGCAGCTCCTCGAGGAGGTCTGGGGCCTGTCCAGCTCCCTGGAGACACGCACCATCGACACCCACGTCATGCGCCTGCGCGACAAGCTCGGCTCCGCGCGTGCCTACCTCGAGACAGTTCGCGGCGTGGGCTATCGCATCGTCGACCCGAATGTCGTCTGA
- a CDS encoding OprO/OprP family phosphate-selective porin → MRNLIAAILTFTSGAALAQEATPAPEAAPATEAAPATPNTDERVTNTEGKVASIEEQLAEIKSILSPLTKLKFSGYVQARYQWEESREDGTGGYSRFLVRRGRLKATYTGDLVQYMLQIDAVPTGVTVRDAEATLFIPGTKQNMSVTLGQMKWPFGYESVQSSSDREFPERTRVVRAFLPDERDRGVKYAGKFGFFRLGVGLFDGNGMSYPGSVGVDNDKEKDFVGRAGFDLKWISGGVSGWYGHTMGRGAGETYRHAHERSRVGADLQVYLDFLPIGATAIKGEYIKGKTYVSNGAELLDRQASGWYALLVQNIGLTNAVAVRYDYFDAATGIPATAAAPGSDRPAGTNAIGTIGATAIHYFGENLKLSVTYEHPMTATVAGVKDPRDNLLTAQLQARY, encoded by the coding sequence ATGCGCAACCTGATTGCCGCGATTCTGACATTCACCTCTGGCGCCGCCCTGGCCCAGGAGGCCACGCCCGCTCCCGAGGCCGCCCCCGCCACGGAAGCGGCCCCCGCCACGCCGAACACCGACGAGCGGGTGACCAACACCGAGGGCAAGGTCGCCTCCATCGAGGAGCAGCTGGCCGAGATCAAGAGCATCCTCTCCCCGCTCACGAAGCTGAAGTTCTCCGGCTACGTGCAGGCCCGCTACCAGTGGGAGGAGTCGCGCGAGGATGGCACCGGCGGCTACAGCCGCTTCCTGGTCCGCCGCGGCCGTCTCAAGGCCACCTACACCGGCGACCTCGTGCAGTACATGTTGCAGATCGACGCCGTCCCCACCGGCGTGACGGTGCGGGACGCGGAGGCCACGCTCTTCATCCCCGGCACGAAGCAGAACATGTCGGTGACGCTGGGCCAGATGAAGTGGCCGTTCGGCTACGAGTCGGTGCAGTCCTCCAGCGACCGTGAGTTCCCCGAGCGCACCCGCGTGGTCCGCGCCTTCCTCCCCGACGAGCGGGACCGCGGCGTCAAGTACGCGGGCAAGTTCGGCTTCTTCCGCCTGGGCGTCGGCCTCTTCGACGGCAACGGCATGAGCTACCCGGGCTCCGTCGGCGTCGACAACGACAAGGAGAAGGACTTCGTCGGCCGCGCCGGGTTCGACTTGAAGTGGATCTCCGGCGGCGTCTCCGGCTGGTACGGCCACACCATGGGCCGGGGTGCCGGTGAGACGTACCGGCACGCCCACGAGCGCAGCCGCGTCGGTGCGGACCTCCAGGTCTACCTGGACTTCCTGCCCATCGGCGCCACCGCCATCAAGGGTGAGTACATCAAGGGCAAGACGTACGTGAGCAATGGCGCCGAGCTGCTCGACCGCCAGGCCAGCGGCTGGTACGCGCTGCTGGTGCAGAACATCGGCCTCACCAACGCGGTGGCCGTGCGCTACGACTACTTCGATGCTGCCACCGGTATCCCGGCCACCGCCGCCGCACCGGGCTCGGATCGCCCGGCCGGCACCAACGCCATCGGCACCATCGGCGCCACCGCCATCCACTACTTCGGTGAGAACCTGAAGCTCTCCGTCACCTATGAGCACCCCATGACGGCGACCGTCGCGGGCGTGAAGGACCCGCGCGACAACCTGCTCACCGCCCAGTTGCAGGCCCGCTACTAG
- a CDS encoding phosphate ABC transporter substrate-binding protein, with translation MKNFIASIAAVLLLALPGAARAGTVTVKGSDTMVILGQRWAEEFMKKNPNTKLQVTGGGSGVGLSALINGTTDIAMSSRPMKEAEGEKLRTRFNTTGTEISVAKDGVTFYVNEGNKVDALTQEQLKGIYLGDITNWKEVGGPDAPIIVYSRENSSGTYVFVKDNLLNGDDYTSSAQTLPGTAAVVNAVSKEKNGIGYGGSAYAKGIKELKIKKGNEAIAPSAENIKTGKYPLSRDLYFYLRNKPAADAKAFIDFVLSPEGQALVTKVGYFPVK, from the coding sequence ATGAAGAACTTCATCGCCTCGATCGCCGCGGTGCTGCTGCTCGCCCTCCCGGGCGCGGCTCGCGCGGGTACCGTCACCGTCAAGGGCTCCGACACCATGGTCATCCTCGGCCAGCGCTGGGCCGAGGAGTTCATGAAGAAGAACCCCAACACCAAGCTGCAGGTGACGGGTGGCGGCTCGGGCGTCGGCCTGTCGGCGCTCATCAACGGCACCACGGACATCGCCATGTCCAGCCGCCCCATGAAGGAGGCGGAGGGCGAGAAGCTGCGCACCCGCTTCAACACCACCGGCACGGAGATCTCCGTGGCCAAGGACGGTGTGACCTTCTACGTCAACGAGGGCAACAAGGTGGACGCCCTCACCCAGGAGCAGCTCAAGGGCATCTACCTGGGCGACATCACCAACTGGAAGGAAGTGGGCGGCCCGGACGCGCCCATCATCGTCTACTCGCGTGAGAACTCCTCGGGCACCTACGTGTTCGTCAAGGACAACCTCCTCAACGGCGACGACTACACCTCCAGCGCCCAGACGCTGCCCGGCACGGCCGCGGTGGTGAACGCGGTGTCCAAGGAGAAGAACGGCATCGGCTACGGCGGCTCCGCCTACGCCAAGGGCATCAAGGAGCTGAAGATCAAGAAGGGCAACGAGGCGATCGCTCCCTCCGCGGAGAACATCAAGACCGGCAAGTACCCGCTCTCGCGCGACCTCTACTTCTACCTGCGCAACAAGCCGGCCGCGGATGCCAAGGCCTTCATCGACTTCGTCCTGTCCCCCGAGGGCCAGGCGCTCGTCACCAAGGTTGGCTACTTCCCGGTGAAGTAG